Proteins found in one Deinococcus radiopugnans ATCC 19172 genomic segment:
- a CDS encoding PIG-L family deacetylase, whose amino-acid sequence MKKRFLSSLMLSLLIGAASAQTAPAPAAPNPIQSGPGSYGGTVSGMDLMDVDLMFIGAHPDDDGGVGGILARYLLDGGYKGTVVTLTGGEGGGNATGRETGRALGIIREEEERRSLAMLGVDSPHFLGLRDFYFTLSAEETLAKWGGPAFVCDVVRLVRVRRPEVIVTMWPGPGTHGQHQMAARTATLAYNSAGDPAYCPEQLKEGIEPFTPLKLYYYPNNAEDATVKIPTDDVSRTARIRYSDLKNIAQFNYRSQGWDTFSTLPAKTSNPESFMLVASRVPTPAQETSLLSGALTPSGSSPAGVRLEVQPSAYDIGAGQATPVTVKLINTTTQPMTGVTLALNAPTGWKVSAAPAAKTLKPGETASATFQVTAPAGAAAERGTLTGSYRAVQDAQAITGRASNFVRPLPAVVATFAPTFDVAAYQDFAKETGTDWVIGSLPTRLALALGQKTPVNVLVTNRSGAAVNGKVDLKMPPGITLSGDTAYGLAAGESKTLTLQMEAAPAALPAGRQSALLPVSLSTGNFTDTANAYVLPSLTIPRLSKAPTIDGDLSDMAAGADGQIGPEDLWWRAKPDNAADASAKFKLGYDDQYLYVGMNVKDELVACNIAPDDIKAQLRSDAIGVTVDPSGKSRDTGTTMQAAAFPCTTDGFGARGFRDADANQGVMEDTAPGMQVASKKVAGGYDIEFRLPWAAMPSQPKAGDTIGLNLVMYDGDQADARVGANISQSGLAWAAFSWGGKQALPYLWPRVTLGK is encoded by the coding sequence ATGAAGAAACGGTTCCTGTCCAGCTTGATGCTCTCCCTGCTCATCGGCGCGGCCAGCGCGCAGACCGCCCCGGCGCCCGCCGCGCCCAATCCCATCCAGAGTGGCCCCGGCTCCTACGGCGGCACGGTCAGCGGCATGGACCTGATGGACGTGGACCTGATGTTCATCGGCGCGCACCCGGACGACGACGGCGGCGTCGGCGGCATCCTGGCCCGCTACCTGCTGGACGGCGGCTACAAGGGCACGGTGGTCACGCTGACCGGCGGCGAGGGCGGCGGCAACGCCACCGGCCGCGAAACAGGCCGCGCCCTGGGCATCATCCGCGAGGAGGAAGAACGGCGTTCGCTGGCGATGCTGGGCGTGGACAGCCCGCACTTCCTGGGCCTGCGCGACTTCTACTTCACGCTGTCCGCCGAGGAAACCCTGGCCAAGTGGGGCGGCCCCGCCTTCGTGTGCGACGTGGTGCGGCTGGTCCGCGTGCGCCGCCCCGAGGTCATCGTGACCATGTGGCCTGGCCCCGGCACCCACGGCCAGCACCAGATGGCCGCCCGCACCGCCACGCTGGCCTACAACTCGGCGGGTGACCCGGCGTACTGCCCCGAACAGCTCAAGGAGGGCATCGAGCCCTTTACGCCCCTGAAGCTGTACTACTACCCCAACAACGCCGAGGACGCCACCGTCAAGATTCCCACCGACGACGTGTCGCGCACTGCCCGGATCCGCTACTCGGACCTCAAGAACATCGCGCAGTTCAACTACCGCTCGCAGGGCTGGGACACCTTCTCCACGCTGCCAGCCAAGACCTCCAACCCCGAATCGTTCATGCTGGTGGCCTCGCGCGTGCCCACTCCGGCCCAGGAAACCTCGTTGCTGAGCGGCGCATTGACGCCCAGCGGCTCCTCCCCGGCTGGCGTGAGGCTGGAAGTGCAGCCCAGCGCCTACGACATCGGCGCGGGGCAGGCCACGCCCGTGACGGTCAAGCTGATCAACACCACCACCCAGCCCATGACCGGGGTCACCCTGGCCCTGAACGCCCCAACCGGCTGGAAGGTTTCGGCGGCCCCGGCGGCCAAAACCCTGAAACCCGGCGAGACGGCCAGCGCCACTTTCCAGGTCACCGCCCCCGCCGGAGCCGCCGCCGAGCGGGGCACCCTGACCGGCAGCTACCGCGCCGTGCAGGACGCCCAGGCCATCACGGGCCGCGCCAGCAACTTCGTGCGCCCGCTGCCCGCCGTCGTCGCCACCTTCGCGCCCACCTTCGACGTGGCCGCGTATCAGGACTTCGCCAAGGAGACGGGCACCGACTGGGTCATCGGCTCGCTGCCCACCCGACTGGCGCTGGCGCTGGGGCAGAAGACCCCCGTGAACGTGCTGGTCACTAACCGCAGTGGGGCCGCCGTGAACGGCAAGGTCGACTTGAAGATGCCCCCCGGCATCACGTTGTCGGGCGACACGGCCTATGGGTTGGCCGCCGGAGAGAGCAAGACGCTGACCTTGCAGATGGAAGCTGCGCCCGCCGCGCTGCCCGCCGGACGCCAGAGCGCGCTGCTGCCGGTCAGCCTGAGCACCGGCAACTTCACCGATACCGCCAACGCCTACGTGCTGCCCAGTCTGACCATTCCGCGCCTGAGCAAAGCGCCCACCATCGACGGCGACCTGAGCGACATGGCCGCCGGGGCGGACGGGCAGATCGGTCCGGAAGACCTGTGGTGGCGCGCCAAGCCCGACAATGCGGCAGATGCCAGCGCAAAATTCAAGCTCGGCTACGACGATCAGTACCTGTACGTGGGCATGAACGTCAAGGATGAGCTGGTGGCCTGCAACATCGCCCCCGACGACATCAAGGCCCAGCTGCGCTCGGACGCCATCGGCGTGACGGTGGACCCCAGCGGGAAGAGCCGCGACACCGGCACGACCATGCAGGCCGCCGCCTTCCCCTGCACCACGGACGGCTTCGGGGCGCGCGGCTTCCGTGACGCCGACGCCAACCAGGGCGTGATGGAAGACACGGCTCCCGGCATGCAGGTGGCCTCCAAGAAGGTGGCCGGCGGCTATGACATCGAATTCCGCCTGCCCTGGGCCGCCATGCCCAGCCAGCCCAAAGCGGGCGATACGATTGGTCTCAATCTGGTGATGTACGACGGCGATCAGGCGGACGCCCGCGTGGGCGCCAACATCAGCCAGAGCGGACTGGCGTGGGCTGCGTTCTCCTGGGGCGGCAAGCAGGCGCTGCCGTACCTGTGGCCGCGCGTGACGCTGGGCAAGTAG
- a CDS encoding extracellular solute-binding protein produces MKKLLTLALGLSIASASAAPVTLTYWQYDYASKVSTMNDLIKKFEAANPDIKIKQETFPYDAYNQKVASSVPAGQGPDVVNLFYGWLPQYVDSGYLLPLPAKDFPIKKIEADFVPMVQTSKIDGKYYTLPTSVRTLAVFYNKDLFKAARITPPRTWEEFIAAGEKIVKGTPPRFTTLGFGIQPDGQDYHVVREVLIRQFGGQPYSKDGKTATFDTEAGRKAMAFYTDLQTKYKLGVPNFFPGNNSYRDAFIAGKVGMIIDGSFAINTIKSGAKFDWGVIPLPVFKDNGIRSNFGSYWVNGITKNAKGDKLDAAVKFLKFLTSEQTQRTWLDNVGEIPASRKLAGDPALRKDPVFGAFVGSLPFAHSTLFVDEAGQRKAWVDAINTVLLKGAKPADAIKQAATDEQKILNSYYK; encoded by the coding sequence ATGAAAAAGCTGCTTACGCTGGCCCTCGGCCTCTCGATTGCTTCCGCCTCCGCCGCGCCCGTCACGCTGACGTACTGGCAGTACGACTACGCCAGCAAGGTCAGCACCATGAATGACCTGATCAAGAAGTTCGAGGCGGCCAACCCCGACATCAAGATCAAGCAGGAAACCTTCCCCTACGACGCCTACAACCAGAAGGTGGCCTCCAGCGTGCCGGCTGGACAGGGGCCGGATGTGGTCAACCTGTTCTACGGCTGGCTGCCGCAGTACGTCGACAGCGGCTACCTGCTGCCCCTGCCCGCCAAGGACTTCCCGATCAAGAAGATCGAGGCCGATTTCGTGCCGATGGTGCAGACCAGCAAGATCGACGGCAAGTACTACACGCTGCCCACCTCGGTCCGCACGCTGGCGGTGTTCTACAACAAAGACCTGTTCAAGGCCGCCCGCATCACCCCGCCGCGCACCTGGGAAGAGTTCATCGCCGCCGGGGAAAAGATCGTCAAGGGCACGCCGCCCCGCTTCACCACGCTGGGCTTCGGCATCCAGCCCGACGGCCAGGACTACCACGTGGTGCGCGAGGTGCTGATCCGGCAGTTCGGCGGCCAGCCGTATAGCAAAGACGGCAAGACCGCCACCTTCGACACCGAGGCCGGGCGCAAGGCCATGGCCTTCTACACCGACCTGCAGACCAAGTACAAGCTGGGCGTGCCGAACTTCTTCCCCGGCAACAACAGCTACCGCGACGCCTTTATCGCGGGCAAGGTGGGCATGATCATCGACGGCTCGTTTGCCATCAACACCATCAAGAGCGGGGCCAAGTTCGACTGGGGCGTGATTCCGCTGCCGGTCTTCAAGGACAACGGCATCCGCAGCAACTTCGGGTCGTACTGGGTCAACGGCATCACCAAGAACGCCAAGGGCGACAAGCTCGACGCCGCCGTGAAGTTCCTGAAGTTCCTGACCAGCGAACAGACCCAGCGCACCTGGCTGGACAATGTGGGCGAGATTCCCGCCAGCCGCAAGCTCGCCGGCGATCCGGCCCTGCGCAAGGATCCGGTGTTCGGGGCCTTCGTGGGCTCGCTGCCCTTCGCGCACTCCACCCTGTTCGTGGACGAGGCCGGCCAGCGCAAGGCCTGGGTAGACGCGATCAACACCGTGCTGCTCAAGGGCGCCAAGCCCGCCGACGCCATCAAGCAGGCGGCCACCGACGAGCAGAAGATCCTGAACAGCTACTACAAGTAA
- a CDS encoding carbohydrate ABC transporter permease — protein sequence MRRHQTRTAYVFLLVPLVFFLIVRFLPTLSALRLSLFDWNILKEQQPFVGTENYERLFADEKFAQALKNTALYTVIGVPAQIALGLAVALLLNKIQGLRGLFRALYFAPYVTPIVAAAWVWQWLFSPQFGPVNTFLIWLHIPPQNFLTSPTQALATTAALVVWQNLGFQIVLFLAGLSAIPRSYYEAAEIDGANGTQAFWKITWPLLNPTIVFSVVTGTISYLQLFTQVVNLNFTDQGGPLGSTTTVALYIYQIAFGRFQMGYASAITVVLFLIILAITLFQLRFLTRRYDL from the coding sequence ATGCGGCGCCACCAGACCCGCACCGCCTATGTTTTCCTGCTCGTGCCGCTGGTCTTTTTCCTGATCGTGCGCTTTCTACCCACCCTGTCCGCGCTGCGCCTGAGCCTGTTCGACTGGAACATCCTCAAGGAGCAGCAACCCTTCGTCGGCACCGAGAACTATGAGCGGCTGTTCGCCGACGAGAAATTCGCACAGGCCTTGAAAAACACCGCGCTGTACACCGTGATCGGCGTGCCGGCCCAGATTGCGCTGGGGCTGGCGGTGGCGCTGCTGCTCAACAAGATTCAGGGATTGCGGGGCCTGTTCCGGGCGCTGTACTTCGCTCCCTACGTCACCCCTATCGTGGCCGCCGCGTGGGTGTGGCAGTGGCTGTTCAGCCCGCAGTTCGGCCCGGTCAACACGTTCCTGATCTGGCTGCATATCCCCCCGCAGAACTTCCTGACCTCGCCCACCCAGGCGCTGGCCACGACGGCGGCGCTGGTGGTGTGGCAGAACCTGGGCTTCCAGATCGTGCTGTTCCTGGCCGGACTGTCGGCCATTCCCCGCAGCTACTACGAGGCCGCCGAGATCGACGGGGCGAACGGCACGCAGGCGTTCTGGAAGATCACCTGGCCGCTGCTCAACCCCACCATCGTCTTCAGCGTGGTGACCGGCACCATTTCCTACCTGCAGCTGTTCACGCAGGTGGTCAACCTGAACTTCACCGATCAGGGCGGGCCGCTGGGCAGCACCACGACGGTGGCCCTGTACATCTACCAGATCGCCTTCGGCCGCTTCCAGATGGGCTACGCCTCGGCCATCACGGTGGTGCTGTTCCTGATCATCCTGGCGATCACCCTGTTCCAGCTGCGCTTCCTGACCCGGCGGTATGACCTGTGA
- a CDS encoding carbohydrate ABC transporter permease yields the protein MTTTLPKPEARDSAGDPRPRRPLNTPMLLAYAVLTVGIVVTLFPFMWMLLTSLKSFQELFNLSFFPESPTLDNYRQVLLETKFVVWFGNSLLVAGVTTASVLFFDSMVGYTLAKFDFPGKNLIFILILSTLMIPTEMLVIPWFVGVSDLNLAQSTPGAYFSIMFPGLMSAFGVFLMRQFFETLPDDLLEAARIDGMSEFGIFWRIALPLVRPALASLAIFTFLGNWNAFLWPLIVIQKPEFRTLPVGTALFNGEAGTQWGLIMAASSLAVIPVLIVFAIFQRQIIEGIVLTGMKG from the coding sequence ATGACCACAACCCTTCCCAAACCCGAGGCCCGCGACTCTGCGGGTGACCCCCGCCCGCGCCGCCCGCTCAACACGCCCATGCTGCTGGCCTACGCCGTGCTGACCGTGGGCATCGTGGTCACGCTGTTTCCCTTCATGTGGATGCTGCTGACCAGCCTCAAGAGCTTCCAGGAACTGTTCAACCTGAGTTTCTTCCCCGAGTCGCCGACGCTGGACAACTACCGTCAGGTGCTGCTGGAAACCAAATTCGTCGTGTGGTTCGGCAACAGCCTGCTGGTGGCCGGGGTCACCACCGCCAGCGTGCTGTTCTTCGACTCGATGGTGGGCTACACCCTGGCGAAGTTCGACTTTCCGGGCAAGAACCTGATCTTCATCCTGATCTTGTCCACGCTGATGATTCCCACCGAGATGCTGGTGATTCCCTGGTTCGTGGGCGTCAGTGACCTCAACCTGGCCCAGAGCACGCCCGGCGCGTATTTCTCGATCATGTTCCCCGGCCTGATGAGCGCGTTCGGCGTGTTCCTGATGCGCCAGTTCTTCGAGACCCTGCCCGATGACCTGCTGGAAGCCGCCCGCATCGACGGCATGAGCGAGTTCGGGATCTTCTGGCGCATCGCGCTGCCGCTGGTGCGCCCGGCGCTGGCTAGCCTGGCGATCTTCACCTTCCTGGGCAACTGGAACGCCTTCCTGTGGCCGCTGATCGTGATCCAGAAACCCGAGTTCCGCACGCTGCCGGTGGGCACGGCGCTGTTCAACGGCGAGGCCGGGACGCAGTGGGGCCTGATCATGGCGGCCAGCAGCCTGGCGGTGATTCCGGTGCTGATCGTGTTCGCCATCTTCCAGCGGCAGATCATCGAGGGCATCGTCCTGACCGGGATGAAGGGATGA
- a CDS encoding PIG-L deacetylase family protein codes for MSAPASLLAVFAHPDDEALRCGGTLALYAARGARVHLICLTRGEAGRNTDPSLGDVDLPAQREQELRSACAALGIEPPIFLGYHDSGRGDRLRRDDPLAAINADPGRMERQILEVIERTHPQLLLTFDPHGMYGHPDHLIAHRVATAAYASSGFRQVRVQRLFYTVQSREEMLRLQSGRSLGVLEGLEPETYAVCDCTIAARIDIRAHATQKRAALFAHRTQTGPLSTLGTLTDEQFAPLMAAETFSLGGIRSSVPQYPMDDLFAGLDVEFHAEVCGEEIRGGSAQEQFA; via the coding sequence ATGAGCGCGCCGGCCTCGCTGCTGGCCGTCTTCGCCCACCCGGACGACGAGGCGCTGCGCTGCGGCGGCACGCTGGCGCTGTACGCGGCGCGCGGCGCGCGGGTGCACCTGATCTGCCTGACGCGCGGCGAGGCGGGGCGCAACACCGATCCCAGTCTGGGTGATGTGGACCTGCCTGCCCAGCGTGAGCAGGAACTGCGGAGCGCCTGCGCGGCCCTGGGCATCGAGCCGCCCATTTTCCTGGGCTACCACGACAGCGGACGCGGTGACCGGCTGCGCCGAGACGATCCCCTGGCCGCCATCAACGCCGATCCTGGCCGGATGGAACGTCAGATTCTGGAGGTGATCGAAAGAACCCACCCTCAGCTTCTGCTGACCTTTGACCCGCACGGCATGTACGGCCATCCGGATCACCTGATCGCCCACCGCGTCGCCACCGCCGCCTACGCCAGCAGCGGGTTCCGGCAGGTGCGCGTGCAGCGCCTGTTCTACACGGTACAGAGCCGCGAGGAGATGCTGCGCCTGCAGAGTGGCCGCTCGCTGGGCGTGCTGGAGGGGCTGGAGCCGGAGACCTACGCGGTGTGCGACTGCACCATCGCCGCACGCATCGACATCCGCGCACACGCCACGCAGAAGCGGGCCGCGCTATTCGCCCACCGCACGCAGACCGGCCCGCTCAGCACGCTGGGCACCCTGACCGACGAGCAGTTCGCCCCGCTGATGGCCGCCGAAACCTTCAGTCTGGGCGGCATTCGCTCCTCGGTGCCCCAGTACCCCATGGACGACTTGTTCGCAGGCCTGGACGTCGAATTTCACGCCGAAGTCTGTGGGGAAGAAATTCGTGGGGGGAGCGCGCAGGAGCAGTTCGCATGA
- a CDS encoding carbohydrate kinase family protein — protein MTRDLTLLGNVNVDLILGPLDGWPARGTEALVTDLQWRVGGNAGNAAAACAALGTDCAVISTVGDDLAGAWLREQLPPSQVTWLPHAGPTSVTVAVSHSDGERTFLTQLGHLATLEWAQLRLHVPPSRRVLLAGAFLTPALRREYPEMLTHFEQTGTQVALDMGWPDGGYTPELRREVLGWLPQAHHLLINDLEAQALTGESDLQRAAGCLTAHLHPEGTLVIKCGAEGAVLHHAGQVSTHAAPAVRVSDTVGAGDIWNAAYLHALSRGSDVETAAGFAVQVASLAVSTHPRRYLAPGG, from the coding sequence ATGACCCGTGACCTGACCCTGCTGGGCAACGTCAACGTCGACCTGATCCTCGGCCCGCTGGACGGCTGGCCCGCACGCGGCACCGAGGCGCTGGTGACGGACTTGCAGTGGCGCGTCGGCGGCAATGCCGGAAACGCCGCCGCGGCCTGCGCGGCCCTCGGCACCGACTGCGCGGTGATCAGTACCGTCGGGGATGACCTGGCCGGGGCGTGGCTGCGCGAGCAGTTGCCCCCCAGTCAGGTCACGTGGCTGCCGCACGCCGGGCCGACCTCGGTGACGGTGGCCGTCAGCCACTCGGACGGCGAACGCACCTTCCTGACCCAGCTGGGGCATCTGGCCACCCTGGAGTGGGCACAGTTGCGCCTCCACGTGCCGCCCAGCCGCCGCGTCCTGCTGGCCGGGGCCTTTCTCACCCCGGCGCTGCGCCGCGAGTACCCCGAGATGCTGACGCACTTCGAGCAGACAGGGACGCAGGTGGCCCTCGACATGGGCTGGCCCGACGGCGGCTACACTCCGGAACTGCGCCGGGAGGTGCTGGGGTGGCTGCCACAGGCGCACCACCTGCTGATCAATGATCTTGAGGCGCAGGCCCTGACGGGTGAAAGTGACCTCCAGCGGGCCGCCGGGTGTCTGACGGCCCATTTGCACCCCGAAGGCACCCTGGTGATCAAGTGCGGGGCCGAGGGCGCCGTGCTGCACCACGCCGGGCAGGTCAGCACCCACGCGGCCCCGGCGGTTCGGGTCAGCGACACCGTCGGAGCCGGCGACATCTGGAACGCCGCGTACCTGCACGCCCTCAGCCGAGGCAGTGACGTTGAGACTGCGGCGGGGTTCGCCGTACAGGTCGCTTCCCTGGCCGTGTCCACGCATCCGCGGCGCTACCTCGCACCGGGCGGGTGA
- a CDS encoding MFS transporter, with protein MFSLLRDRRILILWIGESINAFGNGLTFIALAWFLYRLYPNSPALSGTVIGAWTAAMLLGTVSLASFTDVWDRRRILQVANGLSALWISLIPLLYTLDLLSFPVLVCIAALTGFTGSVIFPAQQASLPTFVSPERLQGIQALFNLTWTTSGLLAPISAGFLVAGIGAPGVMWVNAATFVVALIAYSLIRFPAVTRTRDSGRGLAAWWARTRFGFAFVLARPALWATLLGLASVNFAMEPYTAVFLPRIADRLMTGVELPAALSWIRANSRGALGVGLLGSVLALAELGMVIWMGRRVSRHPLNWIALGCIGPALCIVGVAYAPSLGVALVLALLMGLCFGPLNVMVGTLFARLTPEEVRGRVYSARILVGQGLRPVGVSLAVVLMGAVGLAPAVAVLGLFAALLTLGGYLRAQGRGGDVQGAAASD; from the coding sequence ATGTTCTCCCTGCTCCGCGACCGCCGCATTCTGATTCTCTGGATCGGCGAGAGCATCAACGCCTTCGGCAACGGCCTCACCTTCATCGCTCTCGCCTGGTTCCTGTACCGCCTCTACCCGAACTCGCCCGCGCTGTCGGGCACCGTGATCGGCGCCTGGACCGCGGCCATGCTGCTCGGCACGGTCAGCCTGGCCAGCTTCACCGACGTCTGGGACCGCCGCCGTATCCTGCAGGTCGCCAATGGCCTGAGCGCCCTGTGGATTAGCCTGATTCCACTGCTCTACACCCTGGATCTGCTCTCCTTCCCCGTGCTGGTGTGTATTGCGGCCCTGACGGGCTTCACCGGTAGCGTGATTTTCCCGGCGCAGCAAGCTTCCCTGCCCACCTTCGTGTCGCCGGAGCGGCTGCAGGGCATCCAGGCGCTGTTTAATCTCACCTGGACCACCAGCGGGCTGCTCGCCCCCATCAGTGCGGGCTTTCTGGTGGCGGGCATCGGGGCGCCCGGGGTGATGTGGGTGAACGCGGCCACCTTTGTGGTGGCCCTGATCGCCTACTCGCTGATCCGCTTTCCAGCGGTGACCCGGACCCGCGACAGCGGGCGGGGCCTGGCCGCCTGGTGGGCACGGACCCGGTTCGGCTTCGCATTCGTCCTCGCGCGGCCCGCGCTGTGGGCGACGCTGCTGGGCCTGGCCAGCGTGAACTTCGCCATGGAGCCCTACACGGCGGTCTTCTTGCCCCGCATCGCCGACCGCCTGATGACGGGGGTGGAGCTGCCCGCGGCCCTGTCCTGGATCCGCGCCAACAGCCGCGGCGCGCTGGGGGTCGGTCTGCTGGGTTCGGTTCTGGCACTGGCCGAACTGGGCATGGTGATCTGGATGGGACGCCGGGTCAGCCGTCATCCCCTGAACTGGATCGCGCTGGGCTGCATCGGTCCGGCGCTGTGCATCGTGGGCGTGGCGTACGCCCCCTCGCTGGGGGTGGCCCTCGTCCTCGCGCTGCTGATGGGGCTGTGTTTCGGCCCCCTGAACGTGATGGTGGGGACGCTGTTCGCCCGCCTCACGCCGGAGGAGGTGCGCGGGCGGGTCTACAGCGCCCGCATTCTGGTGGGGCAGGGCCTGCGCCCGGTGGGGGTGAGTCTGGCCGTCGTGCTGATGGGTGCCGTGGGCCTCGCACCGGCCGTGGCCGTCCTAGGCCTGTTCGCCGCCCTGCTCACGCTCGGGGGCTACCTGCGGGCGCAGGGGAGAGGCGGCGACGTTCAGGGGGCCGCGGCCAGCGACTGA